Below is a window of Nicotiana tabacum cultivar K326 chromosome 19, ASM71507v2, whole genome shotgun sequence DNA.
TTACTTTCCGCTCATTTACTGTGGGAACAGATATAGAATCTGGTTTTCCTATACTGTTTGGTGGACTACTAGTGTCTATTAGATTGATATACACACTCGGTGCGGTAAGTGTTTAGTATGTCTGATCTGTCTGTCTATACATAGTtaataaatttgaaaaatgaATTTTAGAAAATAGAACATAGAATCTGATCAAATCTATGAATTCATCTTTTTATTTATAGTTAGGACATGGCAATCGTAAAAGCGAAGGACAAACCAGGAACCAGAGAAAGGAGGAAATAATAAGATCCAATTAGGACAAATTGCCCAATCTTATTAAGCGTATGTCAGTTCTACACCATTGCAATGAATACCCGCGTTATCAAGCAAAAATTGTGATAAACCCCTCTTGGTATTTGGacttcttttttgaattttgagattttatgaagtataATGTAATTCGTCATCCTGATAGGGTGAACTTTTAAACTTCAGTTAGTAAATTGAGTGACCAATGGATTTATGTTGGCCCAAAATTTTATTTTCGCCATAGATAAGACAGATTCTCCTCCTTATCTTAACTATGAAGCAATAGTTTTCAAACGCAAGTTAGGATCCACGTTAGGACCCTATCCTCACTCGATATGCACCAAATTAAAAGCATATACAGTCAaacttctctataacaacatcgtTTGTTCGGAATATTTTTTGAATGTTATAACGAAGTGTTATTATacaaaacatatattataacataacataaaaattgattCCGAAAAAGCTTGATTCTTATAAAGAAGTCTTGTAATATATGGATGTTATTGAGAGGTATGACCGTACGTTATAAAAATAATGAGCATTCCTTTCGATCAAGAAACAACAAAGAACTCTACATATCCATCGTCATACTATTGTAGCAGCAAAGTATAAACATGATAAAGAAACCCCATACATTATATTGGATCCCAAAAACGTCATTGTTAGAGCCAAAAGATATCTGTAAGTTTCCTTAAACCGAAAATGCCAAAGAGTACCACCACTAGCAAAGTAATGCATACTGGGTGTTATTTCAGCACTGATTGTCATCTAGTATGTTACAACTGCTTCATTacctataatatatatatatatatatatcatctaTAGTCTTCTTCTACCACCCTGGACGACATGAGATCCTGAAGAAGCCCCTGGTCTCTCATTATCTCAACAGAAGGAGGAGCACTGCAAAAGCGCCGTCCATGAGCAACCAAAGCGGCATGATCAAGATTCGAGGCTAATGGAGTTGTCAAGTCGTTGAAATGAGGCTGCGCGGACTGATTAATATGGAACGGCATTTGCAGAGGGAAGGTGGCAGTGGGAGCTGGCAAGGGGAAAACTCGAGTTGGAAATAAGGTTGGGCGGGGCATATTGATCATATTCATATTCATATTCATGGGACTTGGATGAGTATGTTTCCCTTCGTATGTGGTCACCACTATGCTTGGGTCATTGAAACATCGCTCTACTCTCTTCTTTACATTACATGATGCACTTGTGCACCTATAGTAGTTCCTGCAACAAATGTGTAATGTATAAAGTTTAAAACACAAATATGGAATATCTGCAAATCAATATGTCATTCAATTTCCCAACATGGACGTACATATCATTTTCCTTTTTAACCTATAGCAACAACTTACATGCTGAAGTGTCATCATCTCGTATAAAAGTTTAAATTGTTAGAGAAaacacatttttatttatttaattatatacgTAACACGCCCCTATATGTAACACGCTCTTTCACCTGCAGGTTTGATTCTTTTTCATAGGCAAAGCTCGTGAAAATCCTTTTTGATAATGGATGACGATGATATTCGAACTCAGGACCTGTATGCTTTAATACTATGTTGAAGTGTCTGAGCTTAACATCTAaaagcaaaagttgttagaaaaaacacatttttatttatttaattatatgaTCCAACACATGTTACCCACAATTGGAAATATTTACATTGCAACAAGATTTGATAGCTACCGCAAGTTGAATTACTAATGATAAGAATCTTCAACATAATTAGGGAAATGGCTAAACACAAATGAACTCTCTTATTAGGAAACCTGAAGGAGCGATGCATGTATATTTTTATAGGTTGGAGTCCTCGATTCCTAAAAGTTGAATACGTGAAAGTCTCTTAGACTTGTACACTAATCATAATTGTGTAAACCTGTATTTCCTTGAGTTTTTCATTCTCATTCTTACTCTCCATTTAGCAAACAACCCCCCTCTGTTTAATTTTTGGTAGCAGTAACCTCACAACAACAAAGAGATAATCATCACGAGAATTGTTATGTATAATTGTACTTTTAGATGATAGTGATAAATTAAGATCAAGCTTTAAACCAAGGAGGGAATTTGGACTTTGTTGTGTAGCACAAGTGTAAGAGTAAAAACGGAAATAATAATGAATTCAGTAACTTTTCTCCCCCTTCAACACTTgctaatatttttttggaaatgCACTTAATTATTAAGCTAAATATCCATTCGAAGATAGTTAACTAGTACTACAAATCAATCACAAAAGGAAACAGCTTCTTTTTCCCTTATAGGCTATATGTGTAAGGATAAAATCTAATCTTCTTTTTCTAAAAAGGCTTTCTCTTTTTTAACTTTTTCAGCTTATTTGTTAAAGTGATTTTCCAGAGGGCCACGCATTTGTGCCAACCTGGAACCCGTCTGAGCTTATTCGAAAACCTTCCAAACTCTAAGACGATTTTGGAAGAATATAATTACAAAACAGTGCAAAATAATGGCTCTTTATTGGCAGTGGGAGTATATAGAGATATATATATACCTGGGGAAAGAGCTGTTTTTGACAGTTTTTTGGCCGTATTTTCTCCATCTGTAACCATCTTCCAGAAAATCAACCTCACTCTTTGTCATGAATGCAATTCTGGGCTCTCTCTGCTTCTTCTGATTAACTGTTTTCTTTGCTTTCAACCTACACATAACCCAAAAATGAAATTAGCAACAGCAGATtaattaggtatatatatatttacactCGCAGTATAGTTACACTATAACAACTACGCAGTACTATAAACTTGATTCAAGAAAACACGTTTatgattctttttttctttttcacacaataaaaagtaaaagtagtGTTTTTTCTAGTGCAAGTAATAAGAACATACTGAAGTTTTGTCTTGGTGATCTGTTCCTCAGCTACTTCGCCCTCTGCATCTTGAGCGTGGCCTTCATTTGTTTCAGAGGAAATCGAAGAAGAATTTGGCGTTGATGGCGTATTCAATATGTTATTAGATGATCCATGAGCTGCTACAGTAAGTTGTTTTTTGCTCTCAGCTGCTGGAGATGGCTTTACTTCTTCAGATATAGAAACTGCAGGTTCTATATGGTACTTCTCTTCTTTTGGTAACAACTGATCAAGATTAGTAGTAATACTATTTACATCAAAGACTGAAGCTGAACAAAAGTCTTGAACACCCAATAACTCCATGAACCCCAAAGATGAATTAATACTATTATTCTTACCTTCAACCGCAAAATTATAATCTGACACTAAGCCTGTAAATGAATTGCTAATAACtggaaaattatcaaaataagaCATGGGATCTTCCATCTTTATCGTTATGTCTTTGTAACTTTCCATTAATAAGCAGAAATACTAAAGAAAGTAGATAAATaaggaaggagaagaagagaTAGTAAATCCATTAGGCCAAGGCATATATAGTGGGAACATGTACACAGAGAATCGTGTGAAGGTGGACACAAAGATTGACCGGGTTCAGCCGGTTATAGAATTGTACGGACAATAAATAGGTGCTTATTTTGATATATATTGTTATTACTAAatgataattaattaataaataatatcttaatttattaaCTAACTATAATAAATTAATACTCTATATAAACATGGAATGTTAGTAAATTTTGCGGAGTAAACAAATTGCAGGTTGGCTTTTAATGCATGCTGGTCCAAAGACTGGAGTTGCAGGAACACTGATCGATGCATTCAGACGTTAGTTTTGACCGGTAAACCGGTTACTGTGTGAACAAGATCGTTGATTGCGGCTTGATTTGCGATCCCgatatctttttcttattttttagatCTACTTTTATATGCTTTTGGAgccaaattattttaatttaattcatCAAATACTAATGTTTatatggaaaagaacaaagatAACAGTGACTAGAAGTGACAGACTATCTCTTATTTTTTGTTTCACTTGA
It encodes the following:
- the LOC107777523 gene encoding WRKY transcription factor 68, which produces MESYKDITIKMEDPMSYFDNFPVISNSFTGLVSDYNFAVEGKNNSINSSLGFMELLGVQDFCSASVFDVNSITTNLDQLLPKEEKYHIEPAVSISEEVKPSPAAESKKQLTVAAHGSSNNILNTPSTPNSSSISSETNEGHAQDAEGEVAEEQITKTKLQLKAKKTVNQKKQREPRIAFMTKSEVDFLEDGYRWRKYGQKTVKNSSFPRNYYRCTSASCNVKKRVERCFNDPSIVVTTYEGKHTHPSPMNMNMNMINMPRPTLFPTRVFPLPAPTATFPLQMPFHINQSAQPHFNDLTTPLASNLDHAALVAHGRRFCSAPPSVEIMRDQGLLQDLMSSRVVEEDYR